Below is a genomic region from Granulibacter bethesdensis CGDNIH1.
CTACGTTGCTCTGGGCATGGGTGGGCAGAGGCAGAAATGTGGCACCGGCAAGGGCGGCGGCCAGAAACAGTCGTCGATTCAACACAATGGCATCCATGAGGTTCAGTTTTACCATTCACGCGGGAGCGGCCGGTGTGAAAACCAGGTCCGGATCAGGGTTGTCCCGGTCCGGAAGCGGGGAACAGGTCTTCGTCCTTTACCGTCCCTTTGTTGCGGGCATCTTCGATCACGCTGGCGCGGTGCTGACGGAACAGGCTGCGGAACGTGGCGTAAGGGTCTAACGACGTTTCCTGGATCGAGTTCAGAACATCATTGGCCTGATCGCGCATGTCGGCAGCGGAGACGCTGTACTGTGCCCAGAGCAGCTTGTTGACTGTGGCTCCCTGCCCAAACCATGTGGTGGGGGACATGGCAACATCGACGCCATAGCCGGAGGCATCGCGCGGATTGCTGGGCCCCAGAATCGGCAGGAACAGGAACGGGCCTTCCGGTACGCCCCACAGCGCCATGGTAACGCCGAAATCGGTATCGTGGCGTTTGATGCCCATATTGCCGGCCACATCGAACAGGCCGCCAATGCCAAGCGTGCTGTTGATAGCGAAGCGGGACAGTGTGTCGCCGGCGCGCTTTCCGTTCCACTGCAGAACGTCATTGGCCAGGATCACCGGGGTCTGGATATTGGTAATCGCGTTGCGGAACCCGGTGCGGACCGGGGAGGGGACAACATAATGATAGGCAAGGGCCACCGGTTTCAGCACCACCGCATCGATGGCATCGTTCACCTGGTACATGACCCGGTTGGTGGGTTCCAGCGGATCGTTGGCCTGCTGGTATTCCGCGACAGCTTCCTTGTCGCTGGCAGGTGGTTTGGTCGCACATGCGGCTATCAGGCCGGGCAGCAGCAGGGCAGCCGCAAGCCGGCGTAACGAAAGCCCGAACGGACGCATGGTTGGAACTGTGTCAGAACAATCAGCGCGCATGGGCGGCAGGTCCTTGAAGAATTAAGCCCCGCCGCGATGGTCGGGGGTGTATGGCCAGACAGCCTGTCTCTGCGAACTGTTGTAGCATGCAGTTACGGGGCTGCAACGCATCCGGATGTATGAGGTTGTGCATCATGGCGCTATCAGGCAAGAGCTAGCCATCACTGTGGCCGTCAGGTGACAACACCGACCGGCTTTTCCCTTCCGGCGCGAGGGGATGGATGGAGACAGAGGGATATGAATCGTCTGGCGGGTCAGGAACAGCAGGGTGAAAGCGCGACATTGCGGCGCTGGCTGACCGGCCCGCGCGTGACCGGGCTGCCGGCCATGGATGCGGAACATCCTGTGCCGCTGCTGTCGTTTGAATTCTTCCCGCCGAAAACGGAAGCCCTGGAACGTCAGCTCTGGGCCTGCATCAGACGTCTGGAGCCGCTGGGGCCGCGTTTCGTGTCCGTGACTTACGGCGCAGGCGGCTCGACTCAGGCCCGTACGCATGAGACCGTTGCCCGTATTGTCCGTGAAACCAGCCTGACCCCCGCTGCGCATCTGACCTGTGTGGGTGCCACACGCGATGAGGTCGATGAGGTCGCCCGCCATTACTGGGAGGCTGGGGTGAGGCATATCGTCGCCTTGCGGGGGGATATGCCGGGGGGTGCCCCGTATCAGCCCCATCCGGGCGGATACGCCTATGCTTCCGATCTGGTGGCCGGACTGAAACGGATCGGAGATTTCGAGATTTCAGTGGCGGCCTATCCCGAGACTCACCCGGCTGCACCGGATGCCGGGTTTGATCTGGACAATCTGAAACGCAAGCTCGATGCCGGGGCGACACGGGCGATCACCCAGTATTTTTTCGACACGGATACCTTCCTGCGTTTTCTGGATCGCTGCCTTGTCGCGGGTATTACCGCGCCGATCGTGCCCGGTATCATGCCCGTCTCCAACTATGCGCAGGCGGTTCGCTTCAGCACGGCGATCGGTACCAGCGTGCCGGACTGGCTGGGCCGCCTGTTCGACGGGCTGGAAGACGATGTGGAAACCCGCCGTATGGTCGCGGCGGTGGTCGCGGCAGAGCAGGTCAGGCTGTTGCAGGCCAACGGGATTGACGAATTTCACTTCTATACGTTGAACCGTCCTGATCTGGTCTATGCGATTGCCCGTATTCTGGGTGTTCATCCCCCTGCCGCACCAATCGCCTGAGTAGGTGTGAGCTTCCACCCTCGGACTGCCCCTGCACGGATCTGGCCCTGCACGGATGTAGTCTGACAACATATATCGGATTTCGTGACCGATCATCCTTCATCGCCGTTTCCTCCTGCTGCTGCGTCTGTCCCGTCTGAGGGGGGGGAGGCATATCTGGC
It encodes:
- the metF gene encoding methylenetetrahydrofolate reductase [NAD(P)H], with the translated sequence MNRLAGQEQQGESATLRRWLTGPRVTGLPAMDAEHPVPLLSFEFFPPKTEALERQLWACIRRLEPLGPRFVSVTYGAGGSTQARTHETVARIVRETSLTPAAHLTCVGATRDEVDEVARHYWEAGVRHIVALRGDMPGGAPYQPHPGGYAYASDLVAGLKRIGDFEISVAAYPETHPAAPDAGFDLDNLKRKLDAGATRAITQYFFDTDTFLRFLDRCLVAGITAPIVPGIMPVSNYAQAVRFSTAIGTSVPDWLGRLFDGLEDDVETRRMVAAVVAAEQVRLLQANGIDEFHFYTLNRPDLVYAIARILGVHPPAAPIA
- a CDS encoding MlaA family lipoprotein; protein product: MRADCSDTVPTMRPFGLSLRRLAAALLLPGLIAACATKPPASDKEAVAEYQQANDPLEPTNRVMYQVNDAIDAVVLKPVALAYHYVVPSPVRTGFRNAITNIQTPVILANDVLQWNGKRAGDTLSRFAINSTLGIGGLFDVAGNMGIKRHDTDFGVTMALWGVPEGPFLFLPILGPSNPRDASGYGVDVAMSPTTWFGQGATVNKLLWAQYSVSAADMRDQANDVLNSIQETSLDPYATFRSLFRQHRASVIEDARNKGTVKDEDLFPASGPGQP